A section of the Gloeobacter violaceus PCC 7421 genome encodes:
- a CDS encoding tail fiber domain-containing protein: protein MNCKAMCLSFLLMCSLPGTVHAAPGQPASTDARHQEALERLQKLTVPPAGGGTAESSPRIGETASMEFIDMPALSEAQTLSAPVTLSGTVNDPTALFTMTQKGTGKGLSVTINKSSSRKAAIFGTSNSAGGTVSSYNTGTGPAGYFEITNPASTNSALVVKTGGSGVALSVTHSKAADDTPAIQGIHAPDFDGYGVGVQGQGGYVGVQGYATTLGSYAGVVGSGPYGVVGSGDYTGVYGSALREDGVGVYGKGATGVVGESTEAEGAGLSGASSGGYGVVASSSSGHAAHFSGGADGGGTCYFAGGSGWSCTSDRAQKENFRPIDPKAVLRQLDGLTVAGWTMKGDSRQTPRIGPTAQDFHAAFGVGGDEKTINTADAQGVALAAIQGLSTLMREQQALIGQLRSELKAMQQQMAVLQNEQVRFSAQSPVPAAAAVRLLGNR, encoded by the coding sequence ATGAATTGCAAAGCTATGTGTCTATCGTTTCTGTTGATGTGCTCCCTTCCCGGTACGGTCCATGCCGCACCGGGGCAGCCCGCTTCAACCGACGCTCGGCACCAGGAAGCGCTTGAGCGGTTGCAAAAGCTGACCGTCCCCCCGGCGGGCGGCGGCACGGCCGAGTCCAGCCCGCGAATCGGTGAGACGGCTTCTATGGAGTTTATCGATATGCCGGCGCTGAGCGAAGCACAGACGCTTTCAGCCCCGGTCACCCTGAGCGGCACCGTCAACGATCCGACGGCGCTTTTCACCATGACCCAAAAAGGCACGGGCAAGGGTCTGAGTGTGACCATCAACAAATCCTCCAGCCGCAAAGCGGCGATCTTCGGCACCTCCAACAGCGCCGGGGGCACGGTCTCTTCTTACAACACCGGCACCGGTCCGGCCGGGTACTTCGAAATTACCAACCCCGCCAGCACCAACAGCGCCCTCGTCGTCAAGACCGGCGGCAGCGGCGTGGCCCTGAGCGTCACCCACAGCAAAGCAGCCGACGACACCCCGGCCATCCAGGGCATCCACGCCCCGGATTTTGACGGTTACGGCGTCGGGGTGCAGGGGCAGGGCGGTTACGTAGGCGTTCAGGGTTACGCCACCACCCTGGGAAGCTACGCGGGCGTGGTCGGTAGCGGCCCGTACGGCGTGGTCGGTTCGGGCGACTACACGGGTGTGTACGGCAGTGCCCTTCGTGAAGACGGCGTCGGCGTCTACGGCAAAGGCGCCACCGGGGTGGTGGGCGAAAGCACCGAAGCAGAGGGCGCGGGCCTTTCCGGTGCGAGCAGCGGCGGCTACGGCGTGGTCGCAAGCAGCAGCAGCGGCCATGCAGCCCATTTCTCCGGCGGCGCCGACGGCGGCGGCACCTGCTATTTCGCAGGGGGATCCGGCTGGTCGTGCACCTCGGATCGCGCCCAAAAAGAAAACTTTCGCCCCATCGACCCCAAAGCCGTCCTCCGGCAACTCGATGGGCTCACCGTCGCAGGCTGGACGATGAAAGGCGACAGCCGCCAGACCCCCCGCATCGGCCCCACCGCCCAGGATTTTCATGCCGCCTTCGGCGTCGGCGGCGACGAGAAGACGATCAACACCGCCGATGCCCAGGGAGTGGCCCTGGCGGCCATCCAGGGGCTTTCCACCCTGATGCGCGAGCAACAGGCGCTCATCGGCCAGTTGCGCAGCGAGCTGAAGGCGATGCAGCAGCAGATGGCGGTGCTGCAAAACGAGCAGGTGCGCTTTTCGGCCCAAAGCCCTGTACCGGCCGCTGCGGCGGTGCGTCTACTGGGCAACCGCTGA
- a CDS encoding class I SAM-dependent methyltransferase: MSPSTPVNARLVDRLVSGMLAIGPLFHLARHQARRMMIRRAESVGVAWHDRVAALRERDWQADLEAVENRTLLYPEYYRRPFHAYEQGNLCWEAALEVEVAAYAAHARVWPEAGADGDRRLRQGFLDILSAHLPEPPHTILDIGCSVGMSTFALQTAYPEAQVTGLDLSPHFLAVARHRAGRDGRTLIWRHAAAEQTGLPNHSVDLVCAFLLFHELPAQATHQVLGEAHRLLRPGGTLAVMDMNPRSTIYARMPLYVLTLLKSTEPYLGEYFDLDLEAALTGAGFEPPTLTCNTPRHRTLIARRAA; the protein is encoded by the coding sequence ATGAGCCCATCCACTCCCGTCAACGCCCGCCTGGTCGACCGCCTGGTGAGCGGCATGCTCGCCATCGGACCGCTGTTCCATCTGGCCCGGCACCAGGCCCGCCGGATGATGATCCGGCGGGCGGAGTCGGTCGGGGTGGCCTGGCACGACCGAGTGGCGGCACTGCGCGAGCGCGACTGGCAGGCGGATCTCGAAGCGGTCGAAAATCGCACCCTGCTCTACCCGGAATATTACCGGCGGCCTTTTCACGCTTACGAGCAGGGCAACCTCTGCTGGGAAGCGGCCTTAGAAGTCGAGGTCGCCGCCTACGCCGCCCACGCCCGCGTCTGGCCCGAGGCCGGTGCCGATGGCGACAGGCGCCTCAGGCAAGGTTTTCTCGATATTCTCAGTGCCCACCTACCCGAGCCTCCCCACACCATCCTCGATATCGGTTGCTCCGTCGGGATGAGTACGTTTGCCCTGCAAACCGCCTATCCCGAGGCTCAGGTGACGGGCCTCGATCTCTCGCCGCACTTTTTGGCCGTCGCCCGCCACCGGGCCGGCCGCGACGGCCGGACCCTCATCTGGCGACACGCAGCGGCCGAGCAAACCGGCCTGCCGAATCACAGCGTCGATCTCGTCTGCGCCTTCTTGCTCTTCCACGAGTTGCCCGCCCAGGCCACCCACCAGGTCCTGGGTGAAGCCCACCGGTTGCTGCGGCCCGGCGGCACCCTGGCGGTGATGGACATGAACCCCCGCTCGACCATCTACGCCCGAATGCCCCTGTACGTGCTCACCCTGCTCAAGAGCACCGAGCCCTATCTTGGCGAATACTTCGACCTCGATCTCGAAGCAGCGCTTACCGGTGCCGGCTTCGAGCCGCCCACCCTCACCTGCAACACCCCCCGCCACCGCACCCTCATCGCCCGGCGCGCCGCCTAA
- a CDS encoding alpha/beta hydrolase family esterase has translation MATILGTPFPVQGFTNRVYFLAIPELIPASPMPLLLFQHGSGAAATDFLISDKQLDQFADANGCLVVAPAGGIPDTRFHPQGKTWDHYKLIGGVDKGTHKEVAFLGALLDTVKTNFSIDINRLYAMGHSAGTAMTSTLMGAGLAKRFAGFGHLKGLSPHGEPPIPGQTPPGEELQDYRNHDPDGFIATVVMRGKRENQDVFGPPRDVQDSFTRDYWVSFNGCTRQEPPVSETVSGVGYIKTLFTGGKAPVFFVEVTSPNDVAEHSLTLEQVQYAYDQLKPFSLEGRPDRAADVVSAQVSGQDVVTSTVPG, from the coding sequence ATGGCAACGATTCTTGGAACACCCTTCCCGGTTCAGGGATTTACCAACCGGGTCTATTTCCTGGCGATCCCCGAACTCATACCTGCTTCTCCGATGCCGCTATTGCTGTTCCAGCACGGCTCGGGTGCCGCCGCCACCGACTTTCTGATTTCCGACAAGCAACTCGATCAATTCGCCGACGCCAACGGCTGCCTGGTGGTGGCTCCCGCCGGGGGCATCCCCGACACCCGCTTTCACCCCCAGGGTAAGACCTGGGATCACTACAAACTCATTGGCGGCGTCGACAAAGGCACCCACAAGGAAGTCGCCTTTCTCGGCGCCCTGCTTGACACGGTGAAGACCAACTTTTCGATCGACATCAACCGCCTGTACGCAATGGGGCACTCCGCCGGCACTGCGATGACCAGCACGCTCATGGGCGCGGGCCTTGCAAAACGCTTCGCCGGGTTCGGCCACCTGAAGGGTCTTTCTCCCCACGGCGAGCCGCCCATCCCCGGCCAGACGCCTCCGGGAGAAGAGTTGCAGGACTACCGCAACCACGACCCGGACGGGTTTATCGCCACGGTGGTGATGCGCGGCAAACGCGAGAACCAGGACGTCTTCGGGCCGCCCCGCGATGTGCAGGACAGTTTCACGCGCGACTACTGGGTCTCCTTCAACGGCTGCACCCGCCAGGAGCCACCGGTATCCGAGACCGTCTCGGGCGTCGGCTACATCAAGACCCTCTTCACGGGCGGCAAAGCGCCGGTGTTCTTCGTAGAAGTGACTTCGCCCAACGACGTGGCGGAGCACTCGCTGACGCTGGAGCAGGTGCAGTACGCCTACGACCAACTAAAGCCCTTCAGCCTGGAAGGCCGTCCCGACCGCGCGGCGGACGTGGTCAGCGCCCAGGTGAGCGGGCAGGACGTGGTGACCAGCACCGTCCCGGGTTGA
- a CDS encoding class I SAM-dependent methyltransferase, with translation MEEEDRLQAKAHYFDRWAGRYDSFWTSLLYRWCHRRLLSYAQPAAEVLDLGCGTGRLLGLLADRWSEMRGLGLDVSGGMIEQARLGNRHPGRLNFLQAGVAPLFFADGRFDALFCTFSFQHYPHPEWVLAEIGRVLRPGGRFYWVEASAFGGTGRAQVNVTPGGLRLYSAACRAQMALTAGLGCAAHHRLLGPVLLSVFVR, from the coding sequence GTGGAAGAAGAGGACCGGCTGCAGGCCAAGGCACACTATTTTGATCGCTGGGCAGGGCGCTACGACAGCTTTTGGACCTCGCTGCTGTACCGCTGGTGCCACCGGCGGTTACTTTCCTATGCCCAACCGGCTGCTGAAGTGCTCGATCTCGGCTGCGGCACCGGTCGGCTTTTAGGACTGCTGGCCGACCGCTGGAGCGAGATGCGGGGATTGGGGCTGGACGTCTCGGGTGGAATGATCGAGCAAGCGCGCTTGGGCAACCGTCACCCGGGAAGGCTCAATTTTTTGCAGGCCGGTGTGGCGCCCTTGTTCTTCGCAGACGGTCGCTTCGACGCCCTATTTTGTACCTTCAGCTTTCAGCACTACCCGCATCCCGAATGGGTACTGGCGGAAATCGGCCGGGTGCTCAGGCCGGGGGGGCGTTTTTACTGGGTCGAAGCGAGTGCCTTTGGGGGCACCGGCCGCGCGCAGGTGAACGTCACCCCCGGCGGCCTCAGGCTCTACAGCGCCGCTTGCCGCGCCCAGATGGCCCTGACGGCGGGCCTGGGCTGTGCGGCGCACCACCGACTCTTGGGGCCGGTGCTGCTTAGCGTCTTTGTCCGCTGA
- a CDS encoding SDR family oxidoreductase, with the protein MSILVVGATGQTGQQIVKKLRAQSMAPRVLARSRAKAREVFGDGTEVVEGDVLKTDSLGPALNGVETIFCATGTRTGFGANGAQQVDYEGTRNLVYAARRAGVGRLILVSSLCVSRLIHPLNLFGGVLFWKKRAEDYLLDSGLNFTIVRPGGLRDGAGGAEIVVRPADTLFEGTIDRADVARVCVEALGSAESEYKIVEIVAGPGAAQPSLAPLFAALPSAGSRLRAS; encoded by the coding sequence ATGTCCATCCTGGTTGTCGGAGCCACCGGTCAGACCGGTCAGCAGATTGTCAAAAAATTGCGCGCCCAGTCGATGGCCCCCCGGGTCCTGGCCCGCTCCCGCGCCAAGGCCCGCGAGGTATTCGGCGACGGCACCGAGGTGGTCGAAGGCGACGTGCTCAAGACCGATTCGCTCGGCCCGGCCCTGAACGGCGTCGAGACGATCTTCTGCGCCACCGGCACCCGCACGGGCTTCGGGGCCAACGGCGCCCAGCAGGTTGATTACGAGGGCACCCGCAACCTGGTCTACGCAGCGCGCCGGGCGGGGGTAGGGCGACTCATCCTTGTCTCGTCGCTGTGCGTCTCGCGGCTGATTCATCCGCTCAATTTGTTCGGGGGGGTGCTCTTTTGGAAGAAGCGGGCCGAGGACTATCTCCTCGACAGCGGCCTCAACTTTACGATCGTCCGGCCGGGGGGATTGCGAGACGGGGCGGGCGGGGCTGAGATCGTCGTGCGACCGGCCGACACGCTCTTCGAAGGCACGATCGACCGCGCCGATGTCGCCCGCGTCTGCGTCGAAGCCCTGGGCAGCGCCGAATCGGAGTACAAAATTGTCGAGATTGTGGCCGGTCCCGGAGCGGCCCAACCTTCGCTCGCACCGCTGTTTGCGGCCTTGCCGTCAGCGGGATCGCGCCTGAGGGCTTCCTGA
- a CDS encoding aminopeptidase P family protein, with the protein MAPLDTVRSDGAARVRERLACLRRLLADRQLDGYLVNSTDEHLSEYLPEARARRAWLSGFTGSAGEVLVGLEQSWLFVDSRYWEQADQQVDGQAMGVCKLGLAGHKGPIQTLKDLGQLRRASGTPFRLGLDPLAIAVEQWRTFERQLRPVGVEVVAVAGNLVDRVRAELEGGLPSLWSERPVFAVSEAVAGQSAVQKLAAVRAEIERAGATVLPVTRLDQVAWLLNLRGWDVPFNPVFIAYAVVTRTESYLFTAPERLDGGVRAALPAEVNILPYEAYGETLARLTADGTAAVLVDIRQTTMGTLGGLGGAAVVEADHPIEKLKAHKNTAEIASMQRANLQASRAKTRALGEVMRRFAAGETVSEQDAAEAVERYYREEPDFQGLSFTPIAGIGAHSSIVHYSTPDPGSAMTPGALLLLDSGAQYTGGTTDDTRTVVAGTPDPEQVRCYTEVLKAQINCAAQRFPKGTTGAQLDGITRASLWCAGLEYGHGTGHGVGAFLSVHEGPVGLNKCAREELQPGMVTSIEPGYYRPGWGGIRIENLYVVREVENADGIVWYGFEPLTFIPFDARLVDLGRLDDRQRAWLAHYNRTVYERLSPDLDLEEVRWLAQQCRFGLESSAVAQ; encoded by the coding sequence GTGGCTCCGCTCGATACTGTCCGCTCCGACGGCGCCGCCCGAGTGCGTGAACGCCTCGCCTGCCTGCGCCGGTTGCTGGCGGACCGGCAACTGGACGGCTATCTGGTCAACTCTACCGACGAGCATTTGAGTGAATACCTGCCCGAGGCCCGCGCCCGGCGCGCCTGGCTGAGCGGATTTACCGGTTCGGCGGGGGAGGTGCTGGTGGGGCTTGAGCAGAGCTGGCTTTTTGTCGATTCGCGCTACTGGGAGCAGGCGGACCAACAGGTCGATGGGCAGGCCATGGGCGTGTGCAAACTGGGACTGGCAGGTCACAAGGGGCCCATCCAGACGCTCAAAGATCTAGGCCAGCTCCGCCGCGCCTCAGGGACGCCCTTTCGCCTGGGCCTTGACCCGCTGGCGATTGCCGTCGAGCAGTGGCGCACTTTCGAGCGCCAGTTGCGGCCGGTGGGGGTCGAAGTGGTGGCGGTGGCGGGCAACCTGGTCGATCGGGTGCGCGCCGAACTGGAGGGCGGATTGCCCTCGCTCTGGTCCGAGCGGCCCGTTTTTGCGGTGAGCGAAGCGGTGGCGGGCCAGTCCGCCGTCCAAAAGCTCGCGGCGGTGCGCGCGGAGATCGAGCGCGCCGGGGCGACGGTGCTGCCTGTCACCCGGCTCGATCAGGTGGCCTGGCTGTTGAACTTGCGCGGCTGGGATGTACCCTTCAACCCCGTGTTCATCGCCTACGCCGTCGTCACCCGCACCGAGAGCTATCTGTTTACCGCCCCCGAGCGGCTGGACGGCGGGGTGCGCGCCGCCCTGCCCGCGGAAGTGAACATCTTGCCCTACGAGGCTTACGGCGAGACCCTGGCCCGCCTGACCGCCGACGGCACCGCCGCGGTGCTGGTCGACATTCGCCAGACGACCATGGGCACCCTCGGTGGGCTGGGCGGGGCGGCGGTGGTCGAGGCGGACCATCCGATCGAAAAACTCAAAGCCCACAAAAACACGGCCGAGATCGCAAGCATGCAGCGGGCCAACCTGCAGGCGAGCCGGGCCAAGACCCGGGCCTTGGGCGAGGTGATGCGCCGCTTCGCAGCGGGCGAGACGGTGAGCGAACAAGACGCAGCCGAGGCAGTCGAGCGGTATTACCGAGAGGAACCGGACTTCCAGGGCCTGAGCTTCACCCCGATTGCAGGCATCGGCGCCCACAGCTCGATCGTCCACTACAGCACCCCGGACCCTGGCTCTGCGATGACCCCGGGCGCGCTGCTGTTGCTCGATTCGGGCGCCCAGTACACCGGCGGCACCACCGACGACACGCGCACCGTCGTCGCAGGCACCCCCGATCCTGAGCAGGTGCGCTGCTACACCGAGGTGCTCAAAGCCCAGATCAACTGCGCCGCGCAGCGCTTTCCGAAGGGGACCACCGGTGCCCAACTCGACGGCATCACCCGCGCCAGTCTCTGGTGCGCGGGTCTGGAGTACGGGCACGGCACCGGCCACGGCGTGGGAGCGTTCTTGAGCGTCCACGAAGGCCCGGTCGGCCTCAACAAGTGCGCCCGCGAGGAGTTGCAGCCCGGGATGGTGACCAGCATCGAACCGGGCTACTACCGGCCGGGCTGGGGCGGTATCCGCATCGAGAACCTGTACGTCGTGCGCGAAGTGGAGAATGCCGACGGCATCGTCTGGTACGGCTTTGAGCCGCTGACGTTCATCCCCTTCGACGCGCGGCTTGTCGATCTAGGTCGCCTCGACGATCGCCAGCGCGCGTGGCTCGCCCACTACAACCGCACAGTTTACGAACGCCTCTCCCCGGATCTGGATCTTGAGGAGGTGCGATGGTTGGCGCAGCAGTGCCGCTTTGGGCTCGAAAGCTCAGCGGTTGCCCAGTAG
- a CDS encoding ARC6/PARC6 family protein, translating into MDSASSLSLPLSYYQILGVPPQCTYEQVEPAFADRLAQAPRREFSAAVRSAREHWLREACTALGDPVRRELYHREGKQGLLLDSSHAAVGLLFLYELGEYQTLIERQREALAVADQPDTRLVLALAHQALAQEAYRQGNLTLAHLEVEEALEILRGGDCLKPVQQELQTLLKRWRPERILQLLAGAADPPSPQRQEGMALLAALLAEREGIEGDGNDQSGLSREEFVQFLQYLRLRLTVAEQQELFEREAARPSPAAQYLAAQAQLACGFTEGSPQCVRRARGHLIKLVQRQDVNLELAVCALLLGQVEEAQKNIERSAEEQAVDYIKNLSQDSPDLLPGLCRYTDLWLAEEVFPGFRDRRSGTYTLKAYFAHPEVRAFLDDPQPAPAPAPEPRPARVIASGASSGTIEPGRLLTPVGAEARRRRANLLSPQAWSVAAALVAIFLLGSGWLLTQRQSRPEPAPAARPVAPPVQAPAPIAAAPAPPQAAAPTATAAGDNQPPTDAQIAAMLKNWQTAKQQALGPEHRTAQMQTMLTGSPQRVWQQKVEQSRQAGEYWKFSLKDLKIEQVADRRPDRVAVTAQVTEVANLYTDNQLRPSRSYDRPYRVRYSLVKAPAGWRIEEMKVLL; encoded by the coding sequence ATGGATTCTGCCTCATCCCTCTCCCTGCCGCTGAGCTACTACCAGATTCTCGGAGTGCCCCCCCAGTGCACTTACGAGCAGGTGGAGCCTGCTTTTGCCGATCGCTTGGCCCAGGCGCCCAGACGCGAATTTTCAGCGGCGGTGCGCTCCGCCCGCGAGCACTGGCTGCGCGAAGCGTGCACAGCGCTGGGCGATCCCGTCCGACGCGAGCTGTACCATCGCGAGGGCAAACAAGGATTGCTTCTCGACAGCAGCCACGCGGCGGTGGGGCTGCTGTTTCTGTACGAACTGGGCGAATACCAAACGCTGATCGAGCGCCAACGGGAAGCTCTAGCGGTAGCGGATCAGCCGGATACCCGGCTGGTGCTCGCCCTCGCCCACCAGGCCCTGGCCCAGGAAGCTTACCGCCAGGGCAATCTCACCCTGGCCCACCTCGAAGTTGAGGAAGCTTTGGAGATTTTGCGCGGCGGCGATTGCCTGAAGCCGGTCCAGCAGGAGTTGCAGACTCTGCTCAAGCGCTGGCGGCCCGAGCGGATCTTGCAGCTGTTGGCGGGAGCGGCCGACCCCCCGTCCCCCCAGCGCCAGGAAGGCATGGCCCTGCTCGCGGCCCTGCTTGCGGAGCGCGAGGGCATCGAAGGCGACGGCAACGATCAATCGGGCCTCAGCCGCGAGGAATTTGTGCAGTTTTTGCAGTATCTGCGCCTGCGGCTGACGGTGGCCGAGCAGCAAGAATTGTTCGAGCGCGAAGCGGCCCGCCCGTCGCCCGCCGCCCAGTACCTGGCCGCCCAGGCGCAACTGGCCTGCGGATTCACTGAAGGCTCGCCCCAGTGCGTGCGCCGCGCCAGGGGGCACCTCATCAAGCTCGTTCAGCGCCAGGACGTCAATCTGGAACTGGCCGTGTGCGCCCTGCTGTTGGGCCAGGTCGAAGAAGCCCAGAAGAACATCGAGCGCTCGGCGGAGGAGCAGGCGGTCGATTACATCAAAAACCTGTCCCAAGATTCGCCCGACCTGCTGCCGGGGCTCTGCCGCTATACCGACCTGTGGCTGGCCGAGGAGGTCTTTCCAGGTTTTCGCGACCGGCGCTCGGGCACCTATACCCTGAAGGCTTACTTTGCCCATCCCGAGGTCCGGGCCTTCCTCGATGACCCGCAACCGGCGCCGGCTCCTGCCCCGGAACCGCGACCGGCCCGCGTGATTGCGTCCGGCGCGTCGTCGGGCACCATCGAACCCGGCCGCCTGCTGACGCCGGTGGGGGCCGAGGCCCGCCGCCGCCGCGCCAATCTGCTCTCGCCCCAGGCCTGGTCGGTGGCCGCTGCCCTGGTCGCAATTTTCCTGCTCGGCAGCGGCTGGCTGCTCACCCAGCGCCAGAGCCGGCCGGAGCCTGCACCGGCGGCCAGACCCGTCGCTCCTCCGGTGCAGGCTCCCGCTCCAATCGCCGCCGCCCCGGCCCCGCCGCAGGCCGCCGCTCCCACCGCGACGGCTGCCGGCGACAACCAGCCTCCCACCGACGCGCAAATCGCCGCCATGCTCAAAAACTGGCAAACGGCCAAGCAGCAGGCCCTCGGTCCCGAGCACCGCACCGCCCAGATGCAGACGATGCTCACAGGCTCCCCCCAGCGCGTCTGGCAACAAAAAGTCGAGCAGAGCCGCCAGGCGGGCGAGTACTGGAAGTTCAGCCTCAAAGATCTCAAAATCGAGCAGGTGGCCGACCGCCGCCCCGACCGGGTGGCGGTGACGGCGCAGGTCACCGAGGTCGCCAATCTCTACACCGACAATCAGCTGCGGCCCTCGCGCTCCTACGACCGCCCCTACCGGGTGCGTTACTCCCTGGTCAAAGCCCCTGCCGGCTGGCGGATCGAGGAGATGAAAGTGTTGCTTTAA
- a CDS encoding CPXCG motif-containing cysteine-rich protein, whose protein sequence is MEQTASYRCAYCGEENQTFVDSSAGWRQVYTEDCQVCCRPNVLTVKISRKTLRPSIEADVE, encoded by the coding sequence ATGGAACAAACAGCATCGTACCGCTGCGCTTACTGCGGCGAAGAGAATCAGACCTTCGTCGATTCAAGCGCGGGCTGGCGACAGGTTTATACCGAAGACTGCCAGGTCTGCTGCCGCCCGAACGTTCTGACGGTCAAGATTTCGCGCAAGACGCTGCGACCATCGATCGAAGCGGACGTGGAATAG
- a CDS encoding nucleotidyltransferase family protein — protein MQAVIVAGGKGTRLRPLTYRTPKPMLPIFERPFLCLLVERCRAAGIVDILMNVHYQAGQIQDYFGDGGAFGVRIRYSVEQNPLDTAGAVKLAEPYFTGAPLVVFNADILTDLDLTALVAAHRQAGAAATLALTRVLDPTAFGLVQLTDHNQVAAFREKPTAEEAARLGIDTINAGTYVLDPRIFADVPAQTPWSFERQLFPNLLAQRQKVLGFVSDTYWLDIGNPAKYWQAHLDILSGRMPLPLPAQQIAPGIWVAEGAAVDAAARLEAPCYIGGCCCVGPEAAIAPGTVLGSASLVNRPLSPGIYPPGTMVP, from the coding sequence ATGCAAGCGGTAATTGTGGCCGGGGGCAAAGGAACGCGCCTGCGACCTTTGACCTATCGAACGCCTAAACCGATGCTGCCCATCTTCGAGCGGCCCTTCCTGTGCCTGCTGGTGGAGCGCTGCCGGGCGGCAGGAATCGTCGACATCTTGATGAACGTGCATTATCAGGCAGGACAAATTCAGGATTACTTCGGCGACGGCGGCGCCTTTGGTGTGCGCATCCGCTACAGTGTCGAGCAGAATCCACTGGATACCGCCGGGGCGGTGAAGCTGGCCGAGCCCTATTTCACCGGCGCGCCGCTGGTGGTCTTCAACGCCGATATCCTTACCGATCTGGACTTGACGGCTCTGGTCGCAGCGCACCGCCAGGCCGGGGCGGCGGCCACCCTCGCCCTCACCCGCGTCCTCGACCCGACCGCCTTCGGATTGGTGCAATTGACCGACCACAACCAGGTGGCGGCCTTTCGCGAGAAACCGACCGCCGAGGAAGCGGCCCGGCTGGGCATCGACACCATCAACGCCGGCACCTACGTACTCGATCCGCGCATCTTTGCCGATGTGCCTGCCCAAACCCCCTGGAGCTTCGAGCGCCAGTTGTTTCCGAACTTGCTCGCTCAGCGGCAGAAGGTGCTGGGCTTCGTCTCGGACACCTACTGGCTCGACATCGGCAACCCGGCCAAGTACTGGCAGGCCCACCTCGATATCTTGAGCGGCCGGATGCCCCTCCCCCTTCCGGCGCAGCAGATCGCCCCGGGGATCTGGGTGGCCGAAGGAGCCGCGGTCGATGCGGCCGCCCGGCTCGAAGCACCCTGCTACATCGGCGGGTGCTGCTGTGTCGGCCCTGAAGCGGCGATTGCCCCCGGCACGGTGCTGGGCAGTGCCTCGCTGGTCAATCGGCCCCTGAGCCCCGGCATCTACCCGCCCGGGACGATGGTGCCGTAG
- a CDS encoding LCP family protein yields MSKTTQPNPARTAWNSWILLGVAAVLTFLGVVGGMTLWLSKPFENDRYREANALFERANLGQNLNILLLGTDIVASSKATATGFRPPTDSFEGRSDTIMLAHFNPEQKKVNVLSVPRDTRTDIPGFGAHKINVANVYGGPALAARAIGELTGAEINRYVRINPQGVVQLIDVLGGVTVYIPKRMKYSDDSQHLYIDLPQGWHTLSGFQAQQYLRFRSDELGDIGRVQRQQALLRSLGERAVRPENLLKIGAILETVQTNIDTNLTIEDIFDLAKFATQIDLKRDLQMVLMPGRFSRPGEYDISYWIPNHNKASQLGVRFFGATAEAGAEADEPLEPRQVRLTVQNATGVPGMARQVGRVLQKQGFQVLDYAADRPDPIWRTEIIAQQGNAEAAQLVSDALKVGAVRVEATGSIYTDVTLRIGKDWLKRLEQQQSNKTAYQ; encoded by the coding sequence GTGAGCAAAACCACCCAACCCAACCCCGCCCGCACCGCATGGAACAGCTGGATACTTCTGGGCGTGGCGGCTGTGTTGACCTTCCTGGGGGTGGTTGGAGGGATGACCCTTTGGCTGAGCAAGCCCTTCGAGAACGACCGCTACCGCGAAGCGAACGCCCTGTTCGAACGGGCGAACCTGGGCCAGAACTTGAATATTTTGCTGCTGGGTACCGATATCGTCGCTTCGAGCAAAGCGACCGCCACCGGCTTTCGACCACCGACCGATTCTTTTGAAGGGCGCAGCGACACGATCATGCTGGCCCACTTCAACCCGGAACAAAAAAAAGTGAACGTGCTGTCGGTCCCCCGCGACACGCGCACCGACATCCCGGGTTTCGGCGCGCACAAGATCAACGTCGCCAACGTCTACGGCGGTCCGGCCCTCGCGGCCCGGGCGATCGGCGAATTGACGGGGGCCGAAATCAACCGCTACGTGCGCATCAACCCCCAGGGGGTGGTGCAGCTCATCGACGTGTTGGGCGGGGTGACCGTCTACATCCCCAAGCGGATGAAATACAGCGACGACTCCCAGCACCTCTATATCGACCTGCCCCAGGGCTGGCACACCCTGAGCGGTTTTCAGGCCCAGCAGTACCTGCGCTTTCGCTCAGACGAACTGGGGGATATCGGCCGGGTGCAGCGCCAGCAGGCGCTGTTGCGCTCCCTTGGCGAGCGGGCGGTCCGGCCCGAGAATTTGCTCAAAATCGGCGCCATCCTCGAAACGGTCCAGACCAACATCGACACCAACCTCACCATCGAGGACATCTTTGACCTGGCCAAATTCGCCACCCAGATCGATCTGAAGCGCGATCTGCAGATGGTGCTGATGCCTGGCCGCTTCAGCCGCCCGGGCGAGTACGACATCAGTTACTGGATCCCCAACCACAACAAGGCTTCCCAACTGGGAGTGCGCTTTTTTGGGGCGACCGCCGAGGCAGGCGCCGAAGCGGACGAGCCTTTGGAGCCGCGCCAGGTGCGCCTCACGGTTCAAAATGCAACCGGCGTGCCCGGCATGGCCCGCCAGGTGGGCCGGGTTTTGCAGAAGCAGGGCTTCCAGGTGCTCGACTACGCCGCCGACCGCCCCGATCCTATCTGGCGCACCGAGATCATCGCCCAGCAAGGCAACGCCGAGGCGGCCCAACTGGTGAGCGACGCCCTCAAAGTCGGGGCGGTGCGCGTCGAGGCCACCGGCTCGATCTACACCGATGTCACCCTGCGCATCGGCAAAGACTGGCTGAAGCGCCTCGAGCAGCAGCAGTCCAACAAGACCGCCTACCAGTAA